A region from the Melioribacter roseus P3M-2 genome encodes:
- a CDS encoding SPOR domain-containing protein yields the protein MTGNTKYFTGALFLIIFFGGIIKTFAQEIDIKDALIDIEKGEIDKAAEFLKQNYSTSDPSILFLDAVLTKDGKSALNKYTTIFEKFPESRYADAALYRIFTYYYSVGAYNKAEYYLDLLKAKYPSSPYLKFTDRNLPDTTDEEEEINEYRYAVQAGAFLKRDNAERLANQLKADGFECVIINREIGGSIFNIVLAGKFENENDGRPLLELLENKFNIKGRLVDLDRDR from the coding sequence ATGACCGGAAATACCAAATATTTTACAGGCGCGCTCTTTCTGATAATCTTTTTCGGCGGAATAATAAAAACTTTTGCGCAGGAAATCGACATTAAAGACGCGCTAATCGATATTGAAAAAGGGGAGATAGATAAAGCCGCCGAATTTCTCAAGCAAAATTATTCGACATCCGATCCGTCTATTTTATTTCTCGACGCCGTATTAACCAAAGACGGAAAAAGCGCTCTGAATAAATACACAACTATTTTTGAAAAATTCCCTGAGAGCCGTTATGCCGATGCGGCCCTTTACAGAATCTTTACATATTACTATTCCGTGGGAGCTTATAACAAAGCGGAGTACTATCTCGATTTGCTTAAGGCGAAATACCCTTCTTCCCCTTATCTAAAATTTACAGACAGAAATCTTCCGGATACAACTGACGAAGAAGAGGAAATAAACGAATACCGATACGCCGTACAGGCCGGAGCATTCTTAAAAAGGGATAACGCTGAGCGTCTGGCAAATCAGTTGAAAGCCGATGGATTCGAATGCGTAATAATCAACAGGGAAATAGGAGGCAGCATTTTCAATATAGTTCTTGCAGGAAAATTCGAAAATGAGAACGACGGCCGCCCGCTGCTCGAACTGCTCGAGAATAAATTCAATATAAAAGGACGATTAGTCGACCTCGACCGGGACAGGTGA
- a CDS encoding CPBP family glutamic-type intramembrane protease: MDEERNSLPEFKDGEDKEQKIKISITPAGAAFLGLALVFVLYQFGGALLTLLIFGFEIDKADVNAVRLLTAGGQILLILLPSLLLAKFIYTDVTSILKFKVPDKKEIVLFVIGMIIITPLLQNYLYIQNYLIAKAAENYGAIKSIKEIVDQLDKLLESAYGSLLVSNSIFEASLIIFIIAVVPAICEEVFFRGYVLSSFQLKFSPFLSALITGLFFGIYHFNPYGLIPLIALGTYFGFAAYKSESIFVPMILHFLNNFFAVTAYLILGEQELISSNVVPEKDVLVYFISLVVLIILFAAFVFYVNRKYKLEEQTKGEL; encoded by the coding sequence ATGGACGAAGAAAGAAATTCTCTTCCCGAGTTCAAAGACGGCGAAGATAAAGAGCAAAAGATCAAGATAAGCATCACTCCTGCGGGCGCGGCGTTTCTGGGGCTTGCTCTGGTCTTTGTGCTGTACCAATTCGGAGGAGCGCTCCTTACGCTGTTGATATTCGGATTCGAAATCGATAAAGCCGACGTCAATGCGGTAAGATTGCTGACGGCGGGCGGACAAATACTTTTGATTCTTTTGCCTTCGCTTTTGCTTGCTAAATTTATTTATACCGACGTAACTTCCATACTAAAGTTCAAAGTGCCAGATAAAAAGGAAATAGTTCTTTTCGTAATCGGGATGATAATAATTACACCTTTGCTCCAGAATTATCTCTATATTCAGAATTATTTGATCGCGAAAGCGGCGGAAAACTACGGCGCGATTAAATCGATAAAAGAGATTGTAGACCAGCTCGATAAACTGCTCGAAAGCGCATACGGCAGTTTGCTCGTGTCAAATTCGATATTCGAGGCTTCGCTTATAATATTCATTATTGCGGTCGTTCCGGCAATATGCGAGGAAGTCTTTTTCAGGGGTTATGTTCTGTCGAGTTTCCAGCTAAAATTTTCTCCGTTTCTCAGTGCGCTTATTACGGGATTGTTTTTCGGAATCTATCATTTCAATCCGTACGGTTTGATTCCTTTGATAGCGCTCGGAACGTATTTTGGATTTGCCGCATATAAAAGCGAGTCGATATTTGTGCCGATGATTCTCCATTTCCTGAATAATTTTTTCGCCGTTACAGCCTATTTGATTTTGGGAGAACAGGAGTTGATAAGCTCGAATGTTGTGCCTGAAAAGGACGTTTTAGTATACTTTATCAGTCTTGTCGTCTTGATTATTCTCTTTGCCGCCTTTGTATTTTATGTAAACAGGAAGTATAAATTAGAAGAACAAACAAAAGGTGAACTATGA
- a CDS encoding putative signal transducing protein, which translates to MICPKCEYEYVEGIQECPDCGVQLVTREEFEGHLVHPEDWVVVYTCSDNIEAEMYKANLESADIETLILSQKDRSYPTVGDLAIVKILVRKNDVDSALEIIRDINSRTQNSEEAGNEE; encoded by the coding sequence ATGATTTGTCCGAAATGCGAGTACGAATATGTTGAAGGAATACAAGAATGTCCCGATTGCGGAGTGCAATTGGTAACCAGAGAAGAATTCGAGGGGCATTTGGTGCACCCCGAAGATTGGGTGGTGGTTTATACGTGTTCCGATAATATCGAGGCGGAAATGTATAAAGCGAATCTGGAAAGCGCGGATATCGAAACTCTCATTTTATCTCAGAAAGACCGGAGCTATCCGACGGTGGGCGATCTGGCAATCGTTAAAATTCTGGTCAGAAAGAACGATGTCGATTCTGCTCTGGAAATTATCCGGGATATCAATAGCCGTACGCAAAATTCGGAGGAAGCGGGGAATGAAGAGTAA
- a CDS encoding phosphatidate cytidylyltransferase yields the protein MKSNLTKRVIVALFGIPVILFLAIAGKGPFLFFALFIGITSFAEFAGMLKRRKYYPNVILGSIAIIALIFNAYFYFVEFEILAFLIVAVALMWEMFRNKESAVANIGATLTGIFYIGMFSSALVAIREFYSDSFFLYDNGGYLIIGILASIWVCDSAAYFIGTALGKHKIFPRISPNKSWEGSIAGLVFAVATMVVFKFLLLDVLTLKDGVIIGLIIGVFGQIGDFAESMLKRDSGVKDSSSVIPGHGGIFDRFDSLIYSAPLVYIYLYYWTTF from the coding sequence ATGAAGAGTAATCTTACAAAACGAGTAATCGTTGCTCTGTTCGGAATACCCGTAATTTTATTTCTTGCAATCGCCGGCAAAGGTCCGTTTCTGTTCTTTGCTTTGTTCATAGGAATAACGTCCTTTGCGGAATTCGCCGGTATGCTTAAAAGAAGAAAATATTATCCGAATGTTATTCTAGGCTCAATCGCTATAATAGCGTTGATATTTAACGCATACTTTTATTTTGTGGAATTTGAAATTCTGGCTTTTTTAATTGTCGCCGTCGCTTTGATGTGGGAAATGTTTCGTAACAAAGAATCGGCGGTTGCCAACATCGGAGCTACGTTAACGGGTATATTTTATATCGGGATGTTTTCTTCTGCGCTTGTCGCAATACGCGAATTTTACAGCGATTCGTTCTTTCTTTATGATAACGGCGGATATTTGATAATTGGAATTTTGGCTTCTATCTGGGTTTGCGATTCCGCCGCTTATTTTATTGGAACAGCATTAGGCAAGCATAAAATTTTTCCGAGAATAAGTCCCAATAAAAGTTGGGAAGGCTCGATCGCCGGATTGGTTTTTGCGGTTGCTACAATGGTTGTTTTTAAATTTTTATTGCTCGATGTTCTTACGCTCAAAGACGGCGTTATTATAGGATTGATTATAGGAGTGTTTGGCCAAATTGGCGATTTTGCCGAAAGTATGTTGAAGAGAGATTCCGGCGTGAAGGATTCCTCTTCGGTAATACCGGGTCACGGCGGAATTTTCGACCGTTTCGATTCCCTGATTTACAGCGCTCCGCTGGTCTATATTTACCTCTATTACTGGACGACTTTTTAG
- a CDS encoding carbohydrate binding family 9 domain-containing protein produces the protein MKKSVLLLLLPLIIYAANEEKVMKLKKIDTDIKVDGIIDEIWSVADSTDDFFQLSPYYSQAPSRRTVAKILSTENSLFCLIISYDDPKNIQRYTGKLDDASGDVVSIMLDTFGDRKTAYKFAVSASNVRADCRLLDDARNRDYNWDGIWFSAAKIYNWGFVVEIEIPYKSLQYDENLEFWGLDFDRWIPTLKEDLYWCVYEQNEGQRISKFGKLAFDQFKPSVKGLNLEIYPTTYGKYSSLDDKLKPNFGLDIFYNPSPQLTFQATANPDFAQIEADPYNFNITRYETYFSEKRPFFIQGNEIFMPAGKQRNWGFYRPMELFYSRRIGKLLPGGKETPINFGAKAFGRIGMWQYGGFIARTPEVEYTEDDSTRIEPSALFVSGRLKRQIMENSEIGVLFVGKQTAGGADGVLDIDGAFRNSNWQLAYQLARSIQNSKGDYAASMGYTNMTNDWIVMFRSRYVGNDFNIDQVGYVPWRGTFEAVGLAGPVWFMDKGAVSQILIYTGPAVNYEKVDAYTDRAWVFGFNMQFRSHWGYEINTDFGKAKDDTVKYDYYSINFSSWINPDPSWWGNVWGGYSKTYNFSREYLAFYSWAGASFGWNITNFISLGASTNLWIEGNPDNKIEEITFNTRPWISVTPLNDLNFYIYIDNLFLRSSDQMERIFVGALFSYQFLPKSWIYLAINDLRERNDRRAMASIETVSVFKIKYLYYF, from the coding sequence ATGAAAAAATCAGTATTGTTATTATTGCTGCCTTTGATAATTTATGCCGCCAATGAAGAGAAGGTAATGAAGTTAAAGAAAATCGATACGGATATTAAAGTCGACGGGATAATTGACGAAATTTGGAGCGTTGCCGATTCGACGGACGATTTTTTTCAATTGTCGCCTTATTATTCGCAAGCGCCGAGCAGAAGAACCGTCGCCAAAATTTTGAGCACGGAGAACTCTTTATTCTGTTTAATTATTTCTTATGACGATCCGAAAAACATACAACGTTATACCGGTAAACTCGACGACGCAAGCGGGGATGTCGTATCGATAATGCTCGATACATTCGGCGACAGAAAGACCGCATACAAATTTGCCGTTTCAGCCTCCAACGTAAGAGCCGACTGCAGACTGCTCGACGACGCGCGTAACCGCGACTATAACTGGGACGGCATCTGGTTCTCGGCGGCAAAAATTTACAACTGGGGTTTTGTCGTCGAAATAGAAATACCATATAAATCGCTTCAGTACGACGAAAATCTCGAATTCTGGGGTTTGGATTTCGACCGCTGGATACCGACTTTGAAAGAAGATTTATATTGGTGCGTTTACGAGCAAAACGAAGGACAACGCATCTCCAAATTCGGCAAATTGGCATTCGACCAATTCAAACCGTCGGTAAAAGGATTGAATCTGGAAATCTATCCCACAACTTACGGCAAATACAGCAGTCTGGACGATAAACTCAAGCCCAATTTCGGTCTCGATATTTTTTATAATCCTTCGCCTCAGTTGACATTCCAGGCGACCGCCAATCCGGATTTTGCTCAAATCGAAGCCGATCCGTACAACTTCAATATCACCAGATACGAAACTTATTTTTCCGAAAAGAGACCGTTTTTTATTCAAGGCAATGAAATTTTTATGCCTGCCGGCAAACAACGCAATTGGGGATTCTACAGACCGATGGAGCTTTTTTATTCGAGAAGAATCGGAAAGTTGCTGCCCGGAGGCAAAGAAACGCCGATTAATTTCGGAGCAAAAGCATTCGGTAGAATCGGCATGTGGCAATACGGCGGCTTTATTGCCAGAACTCCCGAAGTCGAATATACAGAAGACGATTCGACTAGAATCGAACCCTCGGCGCTCTTCGTATCCGGCAGACTGAAGCGTCAGATTATGGAAAATTCCGAAATCGGCGTATTATTCGTCGGGAAACAAACCGCAGGCGGAGCCGACGGCGTTCTCGATATCGACGGGGCTTTCAGAAATTCCAATTGGCAACTTGCTTATCAATTAGCCCGTTCGATTCAAAATTCCAAAGGAGATTATGCCGCTTCGATGGGATATACGAACATGACAAACGACTGGATTGTTATGTTTCGCTCCCGTTACGTAGGCAACGATTTCAATATCGACCAGGTGGGTTATGTTCCCTGGCGCGGTACTTTCGAAGCCGTAGGACTTGCAGGACCGGTTTGGTTTATGGACAAAGGCGCAGTATCCCAGATATTAATTTATACAGGACCAGCAGTCAATTATGAGAAAGTGGACGCTTATACCGACAGAGCATGGGTATTCGGTTTCAACATGCAGTTCAGAAGCCATTGGGGATATGAAATAAACACCGATTTCGGAAAAGCAAAAGACGACACGGTCAAATACGATTATTACTCAATCAATTTCAGCTCCTGGATTAATCCCGATCCTTCGTGGTGGGGAAACGTCTGGGGCGGGTATTCGAAGACCTACAATTTTTCCCGAGAATACCTCGCATTTTACAGCTGGGCGGGCGCGAGCTTCGGCTGGAATATTACGAATTTCATTAGCCTCGGCGCTTCTACAAACCTCTGGATCGAAGGCAATCCCGACAATAAGATTGAAGAAATAACATTCAATACGCGGCCGTGGATTTCCGTGACTCCTCTGAACGATTTGAATTTCTATATCTATATCGACAATCTTTTTCTCAGATCTTCGGATCAAATGGAAAGAATATTCGTCGGCGCGCTCTTCTCGTATCAATTTCTTCCGAAGAGCTGGATTTATCTGGCAATCAACGATTTACGCGAACGGAACGACAGGCGCGCCATGGCTTCAATCGAAACCGTCAGCGTTTTCAAAATAAAATACTTATACTATTTCTGA
- a CDS encoding GWxTD domain-containing protein translates to MVASGKFILQIAALVLLNAAISLSQQTDSSAYYINLARQYLFSRDTLTAEKLLEKSVEKFEEPEMYYLLGKLKSVKKDFGERNRAYRFLRKAALLEPGNLKYRLAYASILKDFARVSAYWEYKEILKLDSTSIEAYLNLAGLKDEDFTNYNNSYRKLSDEFYASLQEYANEDFEEAEKYYREALSIDSVNYEANYKLALLYMKAGDYEKAAGLLQRLYSSEKKDAKINLALGLCYYKLRNFMESRRFYTRAFRYMAPEEREEYDYESAVKMLQPVYDEAMGDNEYKKKRFIKFYWEVNDPLYLTEYNERLLEHYSRLTFANLFLNNDEKKGWQTDRGEIILRYGEPLNIMRIRPSMGEAGYEMKTDVWNYDEFSFGFTDMALNDNFIFSAPPADKEKVISQYAFNSHEFIQYLRKSYYSRYAPVYEGNEFTIPKKTFYFRSLSYPSKTEMHIVFRIPDSLKKKTGSLKMETGFFFFDEYHNQLAKIVENKNFETAKAFNEFVAVLEPDSGYYSFELIENTSRSTCVTRGALNVPDFGKSLSISSLVLADSVYFNGEGILKRRPYSVNPHTEDTVEGKIFLYYEIYNLLKKKDGIAEFRQNIKITRSEDGAGFISAIKNLFSNRNSITLTNKYKTDRSDIHLFIRLDMRALESGKYDVVVEIEDLNAKKSVNTKLQLYLLQRASNQ, encoded by the coding sequence ATGGTTGCATCGGGAAAATTCATATTGCAAATCGCAGCGCTTGTTCTGCTGAATGCGGCAATTTCTTTGTCTCAACAGACAGACAGCAGTGCCTATTACATCAATCTGGCTAGACAATATCTTTTCTCGCGCGATACCCTCACGGCGGAAAAATTGCTCGAAAAATCGGTCGAAAAATTCGAAGAGCCGGAAATGTATTATTTGCTTGGAAAACTGAAATCCGTTAAGAAAGATTTCGGCGAAAGAAACAGAGCTTACCGCTTCCTCAGGAAAGCAGCCCTTTTGGAGCCCGGAAATTTAAAATACAGACTTGCATACGCATCGATATTAAAAGACTTTGCGCGAGTTTCGGCTTATTGGGAATACAAAGAAATTCTTAAACTCGATTCCACTTCGATAGAAGCTTATTTGAACCTTGCGGGACTAAAAGACGAGGATTTTACTAATTACAATAATTCTTACCGGAAACTGAGCGACGAGTTTTATGCAAGTTTACAGGAATACGCCAACGAAGATTTTGAGGAAGCTGAGAAATATTATCGCGAGGCACTGTCGATTGATTCCGTAAATTATGAAGCCAATTATAAACTTGCCCTGCTGTATATGAAAGCGGGCGACTATGAAAAAGCTGCCGGCTTATTGCAACGTCTTTATTCATCCGAAAAGAAAGACGCCAAAATAAATTTAGCTCTCGGCCTTTGTTATTATAAATTGCGTAATTTTATGGAAAGCCGCAGGTTTTATACGCGCGCTTTCCGATACATGGCTCCCGAAGAAAGAGAAGAATACGACTACGAATCTGCGGTTAAAATGTTACAGCCCGTGTATGATGAAGCGATGGGCGACAACGAATATAAAAAAAAGCGCTTTATAAAATTTTATTGGGAAGTAAACGACCCGTTATATTTAACCGAGTACAATGAAAGGCTCCTCGAGCATTATTCAAGGTTAACTTTTGCAAATCTTTTTTTGAATAACGACGAAAAGAAAGGATGGCAAACGGACAGAGGCGAAATAATTTTACGTTACGGCGAACCTTTGAATATTATGAGGATCAGACCTTCGATGGGAGAGGCAGGCTACGAAATGAAAACAGACGTATGGAATTATGACGAATTCAGTTTCGGATTTACGGACATGGCGTTAAACGATAATTTTATTTTCAGCGCGCCGCCCGCCGATAAAGAAAAAGTGATTTCCCAATACGCGTTTAATTCTCACGAATTTATTCAATACCTGAGAAAATCGTATTATTCACGCTACGCGCCGGTTTATGAAGGCAATGAATTCACGATTCCTAAGAAAACATTTTATTTCAGGTCCCTTTCTTATCCTTCCAAAACCGAGATGCACATTGTATTTCGAATACCCGATAGTTTGAAAAAGAAAACCGGCAGTTTGAAAATGGAAACCGGTTTTTTCTTTTTCGATGAATATCACAATCAGCTTGCAAAAATTGTAGAAAATAAAAATTTCGAAACAGCGAAAGCTTTCAATGAATTCGTAGCCGTACTCGAACCGGACAGCGGATATTATTCATTTGAACTGATTGAAAATACGAGCAGAAGCACATGCGTAACAAGAGGCGCGTTGAACGTCCCCGACTTTGGAAAATCGTTATCTATCAGCTCGCTCGTTCTTGCCGATTCGGTTTATTTTAACGGCGAAGGTATATTGAAACGCAGACCTTACTCGGTAAATCCGCATACGGAAGACACAGTCGAAGGAAAAATCTTCTTGTATTATGAAATATATAATCTTCTGAAAAAGAAAGACGGCATTGCCGAATTCAGACAAAATATTAAGATCACACGCAGCGAGGACGGAGCGGGATTTATTTCGGCCATAAAAAATCTTTTTTCCAACAGGAATTCGATTACATTAACAAACAAATACAAAACGGACAGGAGCGATATACATCTTTTTATCAGGTTGGATATGAGGGCTTTGGAATCCGGAAAATATGATGTGGTTGTCGAAATTGAGGATTTAAATGCGAAAAAGAGCGTCAATACGAAATTGCAACTCTATTTACTTCAGCGGGCTTCAAATCAATA